A window of the Chelonoidis abingdonii isolate Lonesome George chromosome 19, CheloAbing_2.0, whole genome shotgun sequence genome harbors these coding sequences:
- the NQO1 gene encoding NAD(P)H dehydrogenase [quinone] 1 has translation MTSFNHAMKDAAVEVLQKTGWSVTVSDLYKMKFNPVPSREDIKGKPKDPNNFKYGPEMGSAWAEGRLSSDIVAEQKKLEAADLLIFQFPLYWFSVPAILKGWFERVFTEGFAYSLTMMYGSGPFQKKKAMLSFTTGGTGPMYTPAGINGDINILLWPLQSGLLHFCGFQVLEPQIAYSISHTPEDARLQILEDWKKRLAAIWEEKPINFVPNSNFDLSFVGGFVLKQDVQDREKAQKYGLSVGQHLGKAIPPDS, from the exons ATGACCTCCTTCAATCATGCCATGAAAGATGCTGCTGTTGAAGTGCTGCAGAAGACAGGCTGGAGTGTCACTGTTTCTGATCTATACAAGATGAAGTTTAACCCTGTGCCATCACGGGAGGACATCAAAG GTAAGCCAAAAGACCCCAACAACTTCAAGTATGGCCCTGAGATGGGCTCGGCATGGGCAGAAGGTCGGTTGAGCAGCGACATCGTAGCAGAACAGAAGAAGCTCGAAGCTGCAGACCTTCTGATATTCCAG ttcccccTCTATTGGTTCAGTGTGCCTGCGATCCTGAAGGGCTGGTTTGAACGTGTTTTCACAGAAGGATTTGCCTACTCACTTACCATGATGTATGGCAGTGGGCCCTTTCAG AAGAAGAAGGCTATGCTCTCCTTCACCACGGGCGGGACTGGCCCCATGTACACTCCCGCGGGCATCAACGGAGACATCAACATCCTCCTTTGGCCACTGCAG AGTGGCTTGCTCCATTTCTGTGGCTTTCAAGTCTTGGAGCCCCAAATTGCCTACAGCATTAGTCACACTCCTGAGGATGCCCGTTTGCAGATCCTGGAGGACTGGAAGAAGCGACTGGCAGCTATCTGGGAAGAGAAACCTATCAATTTTGTTCCAAACAGCAACTTTGATCTAAGCTTCGTGGGGGGCTTTGTGCTGAAACAGGACGTGCAGGACCGCGAGAAAGCTCAGAAATATGGGTTGAGCGTGGGACAGCACCTGGGGAAGGCCATCCCACCTGACAGCTAG